In a genomic window of Rhopalosiphum maidis isolate BTI-1 chromosome 4, ASM367621v3, whole genome shotgun sequence:
- the LOC113551630 gene encoding DNA-binding protein RFX2-like isoform X4 → MATSVRSGIKLEGSAGTGSQISTITVVTAGGVGQTLVVQPVQQTSVVRTSIDQNVSSNRQLENAILCGTSPVHDDGSDKSMDDDEHLDHKDRISSTVTVDNGHYIVAASVPEAESVGSDDVGHSTYVQYVEGTGEQAIFTNGQMAYPVYTVGESGTMYQTGQTHYYTPSTNSYSQVTNTLGQPTCQAQIIGNGTYIIQQNVDNDHTIIATAQRDSPNSAISSDVSYLTVNATESGTTNTNIDQLNGVESDGGMQNSGLMHANRISPATVNWLMENYEMAEGVSLPRSTLYNHYLTHCSETKIDPVNAASFGKLIRSVFMGLRTRRLGTRGNSKYHYYGIRIKASSLLNDFSSEENLPGRTNQSSSSKKIKFIKTEERNSNQYTTNSSDSANCSQNSIPSSPQAQNQEYLGDGANAVPEFPDIILDEIQLDDNCTLEDVDTFKNLYREHYEAFLGAILNLEFGTVESLWREFWRSQDNNNDECEEEKYLSKEKLYSLSKCKTLQLFVKTVDFLFYQNLVKVLIPDVLRPVPGTLTQAIRNFSKGLESWLISAMQGCPEEMISIKVTAVSAFAQTLRRYTSLNHLAQAARAVLQNYTQINQMLTDLNRVDFRNVQEQASWVCQCDSTLVQQLEADFKHTLQQQNSLEEWATWLKSVVDNCLKQYRDTPNFTKEARQFLLKWSFYSSMVIRDLTLRSAASFGSFHLIRLLYDEYMFYLIEHEVALVTGETPIAVMGSGDKTIPTTVLIDYDSTEYTTNCNGKRMKMN, encoded by the exons ATGGCGACTTCAGTAAGGAGTGGTATCAAATTAGAAGGGTCAGCAGGTACTGGTTCCCAAATTAGTACTATAACTGTTGTAACGGCTGGTGGTGTTGGTCAAACTCTTGTTGTACAACCAGTACAACAAACTTCCGTGGTGCGTACATCCATTGACCag aatGTCAGTAGTAATAGACAACTTGAAAATGCTATACTGTGTGGAACTAGTCCAGTTCATGATGATGGATCTGATAAATCAATGGATGACGATGAACACCTAGATCATAAAGATAGGATTTCTTCTACAGTTACTGTTGATAATGGTCATTATATTGTGGCAGCATCtg TTCCAGAAGCCGAGTCTGTTGGTTCTGACGATGTTGGCCATTCTACTTATGTACAATATGTTGAAGGAACTGGTGAACAAGCAATTTTCACAAATGGTCAaat ggCATACCCAGTTTATACTGTGGGAGAGAGTGGAACAATGTATCAGACTGGTCAAACCCATTATTACACTCCAAGCACAAATTCTTATTCTCAA GTTACAAACACCTTAGGCCAACCAACATGTCAGGCACAAATTATTGGTAATGggacctatattatacaacagaaTGTTGACAATGATCATACTATTATTGCTACTGCTCAAAGAGACAGCCCAAATTCCGCTATATCTTCG gatGTGTCATATCTTACAGTAAACGCTACTGAATCTGGCACAACAAACACAAATATAGATCAACTGAATGGTGTCGAATCAGATGGAGGAATGCAAAATTCCGGTCTTATGCATGCAAATAGAATTTCTCCTGCAACT gtCAACTGGCTGAtggaaaattatgaaatggCTGAAGGAGTGTCGTTACCTCGATcaacattatataatcattatttaacacaTTGCTCGGAAACTAAAATTGATCCTGTAAATGCAGCGTCATTTGGTAAACTTATCCGATCTGTGTTTATGGGATTACGTACAAGGCGTCTAGGAACTCg tggAAATTCCAAGTAtcattattatggtattagaATTAAGGCtagttcattattaaatgactTTTCCTCAGAAGAAAACCTACCAGGGCGAACAAATCAAAGTAGTAgttcgaaaaaaattaagtttattaaaactgAAGAGCGAAACAGCAATCAATACACCACTAACAGTTCAGATTCTGCTAATTGTTCACAAAACAGTATTCCATCTTCTCCTCAAGCACAAAATCAAGAATATTTAGGTGATGGTGCTAATGCTGTACCAGAATTTCctgatattatattggatGAAATACAACTGGATGATAATTGTACTTTAGAAGATGTAGatacattcaaaaatttataCCGTGAACATTATGAA gCATTTTTAGGTGCTATATTGAACTTAGAATTTGGTACTGTTGAGTCACTTTGGCGTGAATTTTGGCGTAgtcaagataataataatgacgaatgtgaagaagaaaaatatttatctaaagaaaaattatattcattatcaaAGTGCAAAACATTGCAACTGTTTGTGAAAACTGttgattttctattttatcaaaacttgGTGAAAGTTTTAATTCCCGATGTTCTTCGACCTGTTCctg gAACATTAACACAAGCCATTAGAAATTTTTCCAAAGGCTTAGAGTCATGGCTTATATCTGCAATGCAAGGGTGCCCAGAAGAAATGATCTCAATAAAA gtgACTGCTGTTAGCGCCTTTGCACAAACCTTACGCAGATACACTTCGCTTAATCATCTTGCCCAAGCTGCGAGAGCTGTGCTTCAGAATTATACTCAAATCAATCAAATGCTTACTGATTTGAATCGTGTGGACTTCCGTAATGTCCAAgaacaa GCTTCTTGGGTATGTCAATGTGACTCGACATTAGTTCAACAATTGGAAGCGGATTTTAAGCATACATTACAACAACAAAATTCTTTAGAAGAATGGGCAACATGGTTAAAAAGTGTTGttgataattgtttaaaacaatatcgtGATACACCTAATTTCACGAAAGAAGCTAgacagtttttattaaaatggtcattttatag TTCAATGGTAATACGCGATTTGACTTTACGTTCAGCTGCTAGTTTTGGTTCGTTTCACCTAATACGCCTACTCTATGATGAGTACATGTTCTATTTAATTGAACATGAAGTGGCTCTAGTCACAGGAGAAACACCAATTGCAGTAATGGGTTCAGGAGAT aaaactatacccactacaGTTCTGATTGATTATGACTCTACTGAGTATACCACTAATTGCAATGGAAAACGCATGAAAATGAACTAG